The following are encoded in a window of Hemitrygon akajei chromosome 24, sHemAka1.3, whole genome shotgun sequence genomic DNA:
- the LOC140715890 gene encoding heterogeneous nuclear ribonucleoprotein R isoform X3, which translates to MKTYRQREKQGSKVQDATKGPDESKIKALLERTGYTLDVTTGQRKYGGPPPDGVHSGPQPGIGTEVFVGKIPRDLYEDELVPLFEKAGSIWDLRLMMDPLSGQNRGYAFVTFCNKDAAQEAVKLCDNYEIRPGKHIGVCISVANNRLFVGSIPKNKTKENIMEEFSKVTEGLTDVILYHQPDDKKKNRGFCFLEFEDHKSAAQARRRLMSGKVKVWGNIVTVEWADPVEEPDPEVMAKVKVLFVRNLASSVTEEILEKTFSQFGKLERVKKLKDYAFVHFEDRDAAVKAMNQMNGREIEGEDIEIVLAKPPDKKKKERQAQRQATRTQVYEDYYYYPPPRMPPPIRGRVRGSRGGSYGYPPDYYGYEDYYDDYYGYDYHDYRGGYEDPYYGYDDGYPVQRGRGGRGGRSAIPPPRGRGVPPPRGRAGYPQRGAPMGPPRGARSGRGGPQPPQRGRGARGGRGNRGGNVGGKRKADGYNQPDSKRRQTNNQQNWGSQPIAQQPLQQGGDYSGNYGYNNDNQEFYQDTYGQQWK; encoded by the exons TTTGGATGTAACCACAGGGCAAAGGAAGTACGGTGGCCCTCCTCCTGATGGGGTGCATTCAGGGCCACAACCTGGAATTGGAACAGAG GTGTTTGTTGGAAAGATTCCCAGGGATTTGTATGAAGATGAACTTGTTCCATTGTTTGAAAAAGCTGGTTCCATTTGGGACCTACGACTTATGATGGACCCTTTGTCAGGCCAGAACCGTGGCTATGCATTTGTGACATTTTGCAACAAAGATGCAGCCCAAGAGGCTGTCAAATTg TGCGATAATTATGAAATCCGCCCTGGTAAACACATTGGAGTTTGCATTTCTGTGGCCAATAATAGGCTGTTTGTTGGTTCTATTCCAAAGAACAAGACCAAGGAAAACATAATGGAAGAATTCAGCAAAGTCACAG AGGGTCTCACTGATGTTATTCTCTATCATCAACCTGATGATAAAAAGAAAAACAGGGGATTCTGTTTTCTGGAATTTGAGGATCACAAATCTGCTGCACAGGCAAGGCGAAGATTAATGAGTGGAAAAGTCAAGGTTTGGGGAAATATTGTCACTGTCGAATGGGCTGACCCAGTAGAGGAACCAGATCCGGAGGTGATGGCAAAG gtCAAAGTTTTatttgtaagaaacctggccagCTCTGTTACAGAAGAAATCCTAGAAAAGACTTTTAGTCAATTTGGAAAACTGGAACGTGTGaaaaaattgaaagactatgcatttgttcattttgagGACCGCGATGCAGCAGTAAAG gcAATGAATCAAATGAATGGAAGAGAAATTGAAGGCGAAGACATTGAAATAGTTCTTGCAAAGCCACCAGACAAGAAAAAGAAGGAGCGCCAAGCTCAACGACAGGCTACAAGGACTCAAGT GTATGAAGACTATTATTACTACCCCCCACCCCGTATGCCACCTCCAATAAGGGGCAGAGTCCGTGGAAGTAGAGGAGGTAGTTATGGCTACCCCCCAGATTATTATGGCTATGAAGATTACTATGATGATTACTATGGCTATGATTATCATGATTATCGTGGTGGATATGAAGATCCATACTATGGTTATGATGATGGATACCCAGtccagagaggaagaggtggaaggGGTGGTAGAAGTGCAATCCCCCCTCCCAGAGGTCGTGGTGTGCCCCCACCCAGAGGAAGGGCAGGATATCCTCAACGTGGAGCACCAATGGGACCTCCAAGAGGTGCAAGGAGTGGCAGAGGAGGCCCACAGCCCCCACAAAGAGGACGTGGTGCCCGCGGTGGCAGAGGCAACCGTGGTGGTAACGTAGGAGGAAAGCGAAAAGCCGATGGGTACAACCAGCCAGATTCCAAACGACGCCAGACCAACAACCAACAGAATTGGGGCTCCCAACCCATCGCTCAGCAGCCTCTTCAGCAAGGTGGTGATTATTCTGGTAACTATGGTTACAATAATGACAACCAGGAGTTTTATCAGGATACTTATGGGCAGCAATGGAAGTAA